The following are encoded in a window of Dioscorea cayenensis subsp. rotundata cultivar TDr96_F1 chromosome 16, TDr96_F1_v2_PseudoChromosome.rev07_lg8_w22 25.fasta, whole genome shotgun sequence genomic DNA:
- the LOC120279220 gene encoding uncharacterized protein LOC120279220: MARDGKPPPVIAVLSSDEEEDYHRRHVKREGERRTRREKWRMFSGVEVKTAEEKLGDDDDCCILGCNLSYALMKMNPLHEEKDDDVSIVFERGQVACKDFPHSRHLCVKYPFSKTSHESYCKQCYCYVCDATAPCKNWTGLLGHCHASDTGSRWQDLRKSRP; this comes from the exons ATGGCCAGAGACGGCAAGCCACCGCCTGTGATTGCGGTCCTCTCCTCCGACGAAGAAGAGGATTATCATCGTCGTCATGTGAAAAGGGAAGGTGAAAGGCGGACGAGAAGGGAGAAATGGCGGATGTTCTCGGGTGTGGAGGTGAAGACTGCGGAGGAGAAGCTCGGTGACGATGATGATTGCTGCATCCTTGGGTGTAATCTCAGTTATGcgttgatgaagatgaatccCTTGCATGAAGAGAAAGATGACGATGTCTCCATTGTCTTCGAACGAGGCCAG GTAGCTTGCAAGGATTTCCCTCACTCACGGCATTTATGTGTGAAATATCCCTTCAGCAAGACATCCCATGAGAGCTACTGCAAACAG TGCTATTGCTACGTCTGTGATGCTACGGCTCCCTGCAAAAACTGGACTGGATTGTTAGGACATTGTCATGCATCAGATACAGGCAGTAGATGGCAGGATTTGAGAAAATCTAGACCCTAA
- the LOC120279219 gene encoding LOW QUALITY PROTEIN: abscisic acid receptor PYL10-like (The sequence of the model RefSeq protein was modified relative to this genomic sequence to represent the inferred CDS: deleted 1 base in 1 codon), which yields MEGGGGEESLRSEEMEIAGAPANLMEEEYEQLKPTIEAHHQYRVGPGRCSSLLTQRVRSPASAVWAVLRRFDRPQVYKHFVRSCSVAVEADEITVGCLREVSVISGLPASTSTERLDILDDDNLVFGFSIVGGEHRLRNYRSVTTVTEFRGDAGEIWSVVLESYAVDVPDGNTEEDTRLFADTVVRLNLQKLASVAETAVVAAAEAAPAEK from the exons atggAGGGCGGTGGCGGAGAAGAGAGCTTGAGATCGGAGGAGATGGAGATTGCCGGAGCTCCGGCAAACCTAATGGAGGAGGAGTACGAGCAGCTAAAGCCCACGATCGAAGCTCACCATCAGTATCGCGTAGGCCCTGGGCGTTGCTCCTCACTACTCACCCAACGAGTTCGTTCCCCGGCCTCCGCCGTCTGGGCTGTGCTT CGTCGCTTCGATCGGCCTCAGGTCTACAAGCACTTCGTCCGTAGCTGCTCCGTTGCCGTCGAGGCGGATGAGATCACCGTCGGCTGCCTCCGAGAAGTCAGCGTCATCTCTGGCCTCCCGGCGAGCACCAGCACCGAACGCCTCGATATCCTAGATGATGATAACCTCGTCTTCGGCTTCTCGATCGTTGGCGGAGAGCATCGTCTTCGGAACTACCGATCAGTGACGACGGTGACCGAGTTCCGTGGAGATGCCGGCGAGATCTGGTCCGTTGTTTTGGAATCGTACGCTGTGGATGTGCCGGATGGGAACACGGAGGAGGATACGAGATTGTTCGCTGACACTGTTGTGAGGCTCAATCTACAGAAGCTGGCTTCCGTAGCGGAGACGGCGGTGGTGGCGGCGGCGGAGGCGGCGCCGGCGGAGAAATGA